Proteins encoded within one genomic window of Microbacterium soli:
- a CDS encoding NADPH-dependent F420 reductase has translation MDTRIRTLGIIGAGRLGGAIAQLAVAAGLRVRVAHSGDAGSIAPAMAAIGASAGSVDGVIAGADAVLLALPLSGFRTLPVAGLRGMLVIDAMNFWWGSDGIRPDLNDPRTSTSELVQEFLTGARVVKALGHMGYQDLVDEARPAGAAGRKAIAIAGDGEDDVAAVAGLVDDLGFDPVIAGPLASGIMLEPGAEAFGADVEAAELRAMLEDFPHSQRGIVVARARREPRPG, from the coding sequence ATGGACACCCGCATCCGCACCCTGGGCATCATCGGCGCGGGACGGCTGGGCGGCGCGATCGCGCAGCTCGCCGTCGCCGCGGGCCTGCGGGTGCGGGTCGCGCACTCCGGCGACGCCGGATCGATCGCCCCGGCGATGGCCGCGATCGGCGCGTCGGCGGGGTCCGTGGACGGCGTGATCGCGGGGGCGGATGCCGTGCTGCTCGCCCTCCCGCTCAGCGGCTTCCGAACCCTCCCCGTGGCGGGACTGCGCGGGATGCTCGTCATCGACGCCATGAATTTCTGGTGGGGCTCCGACGGCATCCGTCCGGACCTGAACGACCCGCGCACCTCCACGAGCGAGCTCGTGCAGGAGTTCCTCACCGGTGCCCGGGTGGTCAAGGCCCTCGGACACATGGGATATCAGGATCTGGTGGACGAGGCCAGGCCGGCGGGAGCCGCCGGGCGCAAGGCGATCGCGATCGCCGGCGACGGGGAGGACGACGTGGCGGCCGTCGCCGGGCTCGTCGACGACCTGGGCTTCGATCCGGTGATCGCCGGCCCCCTGGCATCCGGGATCATGCTCGAGCCGGGCGCGGAGGCGTTCGGCGCGGATGTGGAGGCCGCCGAGCTGCGAGCGATGCTGGAGGACTTCCCGCACTCTCAGCGCGGGATCGTCGTCGCACGGGCACGACGGGAGCCGCGTCCGGGCTGA
- a CDS encoding MMPL family transporter, with protein MSHPPSSPQRTATPRVRSGPPEAAEPTRRRGRLLRTLLSALLILAWVIGAGLGGPLFGRVDEVSSNDGTAYLPDSAAATEVQRSLGDFLGEDAIPAVVVFEADTTIDDDLRQALGAALDGAVTAEGVQDGSSPVLVSDDGRAAQAFVPIDADADVGEVTAALSADLRTAVPAGVRVHLTGPAGFTADLVAGFSGIDGILLLVAMLAVLVILIVVYRSLLLPVIVLSTSLFALCVALLVVWWAAKAGILLLSGQTQGILFILVIGAATDYSLLLVARLREELRRTQDGWTAIRAAWKGSFEPILASGGTVIAGLLCLLLSDLKSNSSLGPVAAVGIVFAMLSALTLLPALLLLFGRAAFWPRRPVFSPDGAVDESPLDQGGAWPRLARLVRRRPRAIWISVALVLLVAATGVVQLQADGVPQSDLVLGQSDARDGQQVLGEHFPGGSGSPVYVLVDESGLQDAADVLRDADGIDTVSVTASDSPSGTAPMTADGVGAFGPPGAPAPAPTVVDGRVLLQATLDSAADSAAAERAVNAVRDDLDGLGALVGGVTATSIDTNTASIHDRTLIIPVILLVILGILMLLLRAVVAPLLLILTTVLSFGSALGVSALVFNGIFDFPGADPAVPLYGFVFLVALGIDYNIFLMTRVREESRRHGTEEGVLRGLAVTGGVITSAGLVLAATFAALSVIPILFLVQIAFIVAVGVLLDTFVVRSLLVPALSLDIGPAIWWPSRLARGKDGAERSSGPSGT; from the coding sequence ATGTCGCATCCCCCTTCCTCACCGCAGCGCACCGCGACGCCCCGGGTCCGCTCGGGACCGCCCGAGGCCGCAGAGCCGACCCGCCGACGCGGTCGCCTGCTGCGCACCCTGCTCTCCGCCCTCCTCATCCTCGCGTGGGTGATCGGGGCGGGCCTGGGCGGTCCGCTGTTCGGACGGGTGGACGAGGTCTCCTCGAACGACGGCACCGCCTATCTGCCCGATTCCGCCGCGGCCACCGAGGTGCAGCGGAGCCTCGGCGACTTCCTCGGCGAGGACGCCATCCCCGCGGTGGTCGTCTTCGAAGCGGACACGACGATCGACGACGATCTGCGTCAGGCGCTCGGCGCCGCGCTGGACGGCGCGGTGACCGCCGAGGGCGTGCAGGACGGCTCCTCCCCCGTGCTGGTCTCCGACGACGGCAGGGCCGCGCAGGCGTTCGTGCCCATCGACGCGGACGCCGATGTCGGCGAGGTCACCGCCGCCCTCTCCGCCGACCTGCGCACCGCCGTTCCCGCCGGCGTCCGCGTGCATCTCACCGGGCCGGCGGGCTTCACCGCCGACCTCGTCGCGGGCTTCTCCGGCATCGACGGCATCCTGCTGCTGGTGGCGATGCTGGCCGTGCTCGTGATCCTCATCGTCGTGTACAGGTCCCTGCTGCTGCCGGTGATCGTGCTCAGCACGAGCCTGTTCGCCCTGTGCGTGGCGCTGCTGGTGGTGTGGTGGGCGGCGAAGGCCGGCATCCTGCTGCTGAGCGGGCAGACCCAGGGCATCCTGTTCATCCTCGTCATCGGCGCGGCGACCGACTATTCGCTGCTGCTGGTCGCGCGGCTGCGTGAGGAGCTGCGGCGGACGCAGGACGGATGGACGGCGATCCGCGCCGCCTGGAAGGGATCCTTCGAACCCATCCTCGCGTCGGGCGGCACGGTCATCGCCGGCCTGCTGTGCCTGCTGCTGAGCGATCTGAAGTCCAACAGCTCGCTGGGCCCGGTGGCGGCCGTCGGCATCGTCTTCGCGATGCTGTCGGCGCTCACCCTGCTCCCGGCCCTGCTCCTCCTGTTCGGGCGCGCCGCGTTCTGGCCACGTCGCCCGGTGTTCTCCCCCGACGGCGCCGTCGACGAGAGTCCTCTCGATCAGGGAGGCGCGTGGCCGCGCCTGGCGCGCCTCGTGCGCCGCAGGCCGCGCGCCATCTGGATCTCCGTGGCACTGGTGCTCCTCGTCGCGGCGACGGGGGTCGTGCAGCTGCAGGCGGACGGTGTGCCGCAGTCCGACCTGGTGCTGGGCCAGTCCGACGCCCGCGACGGCCAGCAGGTGCTCGGCGAGCACTTCCCGGGCGGATCCGGCAGCCCCGTGTACGTGCTGGTCGACGAGTCCGGCCTGCAGGACGCCGCTGACGTGCTGCGGGACGCGGACGGCATCGACACGGTGTCGGTGACGGCATCCGACTCGCCGTCGGGCACCGCGCCGATGACCGCGGACGGCGTGGGCGCCTTCGGTCCTCCCGGTGCCCCTGCTCCCGCGCCCACCGTGGTGGACGGACGGGTGCTGCTGCAGGCCACCCTCGACTCCGCCGCGGACTCCGCCGCCGCGGAGCGGGCCGTGAACGCCGTGCGCGATGACCTCGATGGGCTGGGGGCGCTGGTCGGAGGAGTCACCGCGACGTCGATCGACACGAACACCGCGTCGATCCACGACCGCACGCTGATCATCCCCGTCATCCTCCTCGTGATCCTCGGGATCCTCATGCTGCTGCTGCGCGCCGTCGTCGCCCCGCTGCTGCTGATCCTCACCACCGTGCTGTCGTTCGGGTCGGCGCTGGGCGTGTCCGCCCTCGTGTTCAACGGGATCTTCGACTTCCCCGGCGCGGACCCCGCCGTCCCGCTGTACGGCTTCGTGTTCCTCGTCGCGCTGGGCATCGACTACAACATCTTCCTCATGACACGGGTGCGCGAGGAGTCGCGGCGCCACGGCACGGAAGAGGGCGTGCTGCGCGGGCTCGCGGTCACGGGCGGGGTGATCACCTCGGCCGGGCTCGTGCTGGCCGCGACGTTCGCCGCGCTCTCGGTGATCCCGATCCTGTTCCTCGTGCAGATCGCGTTCATCGTCGCCGTCGGCGTGCTGCTGGACACCTTCGTCGTGCGATCGCTGCTCGTGCCCGCGCTGAGTCTCGACATCGGTCCGGCGATCTGGTGGCCCTCCCGCCTCGCGCGCGGGAAGGACGGTGCGGAACGCTCTTCGGGCCCGAGCGGCACGTAG
- a CDS encoding TetR/AcrR family transcriptional regulator: MARPRKDGSPPATTRIETAFFAQLRAMPFQEITVSGLVQAAGVNRNSFYYHYADLEDLARSAVANQLVPEIPRLIAGGFGFESAQVEEVMLNAIGDDRLRHMLTVAGPNSTSELREILKDSIRSLWLDAFRLQSSDVNDEELATMRFVLGGMLEVMSRISADDLREVLPRMRGLPILQAASRIMMQTLAAAAERVASPG, encoded by the coding sequence ATGGCACGGCCCCGCAAAGACGGCTCCCCTCCGGCGACGACGCGCATCGAGACCGCGTTCTTCGCCCAGCTGCGCGCCATGCCGTTCCAGGAGATCACCGTCAGCGGTCTCGTGCAGGCGGCGGGGGTGAATCGGAACTCGTTCTACTACCACTACGCCGACCTGGAGGACCTGGCCCGCAGCGCCGTCGCGAACCAGCTGGTGCCCGAGATCCCCCGTCTGATCGCGGGAGGCTTCGGCTTCGAGTCCGCACAGGTCGAAGAGGTCATGCTGAACGCGATCGGAGACGATCGGCTGCGGCACATGCTGACCGTGGCGGGCCCGAACTCCACCTCCGAGCTGCGGGAGATCCTGAAGGACTCCATCCGCAGCCTCTGGCTCGACGCCTTCCGGCTGCAGAGCTCCGACGTGAACGACGAGGAGCTCGCGACCATGCGATTCGTCCTGGGCGGCATGCTCGAAGTCATGAGCAGAATCTCGGCGGATGACCTCCGCGAGGTCCTGCCGCGCATGCGCGGGCTCCCCATCCTTCAGGCGGCCAGCCGGATCATGATGCAGACGCTGGC
- a CDS encoding lycopene cyclase domain-containing protein: protein MTHLLGLLAGLGCVLLLDHRFRLFFWRDPITAAIVTAAGTVFFLLWDATGIAAGIFLRGDSPWATGIVLAPELPLEEPVFLVLLSTCTMVAYTGFVRIVGTARLRGIRRDRSEDLG, encoded by the coding sequence ATGACGCATCTTCTCGGGCTGCTGGCCGGCCTGGGCTGTGTGCTGCTGCTGGATCATCGCTTCCGGCTGTTCTTCTGGAGGGATCCGATCACGGCTGCCATCGTCACCGCAGCAGGAACGGTCTTCTTCCTGCTCTGGGATGCCACGGGCATCGCCGCCGGCATCTTCCTCCGCGGGGACAGCCCGTGGGCGACGGGCATCGTGCTCGCCCCGGAGCTGCCGCTGGAGGAGCCGGTGTTCCTGGTCCTGCTGTCGACGTGCACGATGGTCGCCTACACCGGCTTCGTCCGCATCGTCGGCACCGCCCGACTGCGGGGCATCCGTCGCGACCGGTCGGAGGATCTCGGATGA
- a CDS encoding lycopene cyclase domain-containing protein, with translation MTYPLLSVILLAAVVVLTAALRLAAARRPATVPVLLTITVLLALTLVFDAVMITAGFFSYEPSRLLGVHIGPVPVEDLSYPLAAGVLLPAVWAALRSRRDTDEGPGR, from the coding sequence ATGACGTACCCCCTGCTGTCCGTGATCCTCCTCGCCGCCGTCGTCGTGCTGACCGCGGCTCTGCGGCTCGCGGCGGCGCGGCGCCCTGCAACGGTCCCCGTCCTGCTGACCATCACCGTCCTGCTGGCCCTGACGCTCGTCTTCGACGCCGTGATGATCACCGCGGGATTCTTCTCCTACGAGCCGTCGCGGCTCCTGGGCGTGCACATCGGGCCCGTCCCCGTGGAGGACCTGTCGTATCCGCTGGCGGCCGGTGTCCTGCTGCCTGCAGTGTGGGCGGCGCTGCGCTCCCGACGCGACACGGACGAGGGGCCCGGACGATGA
- a CDS encoding prenyltransferase: MTTGAVRQLLTVSRPVSWINTAFPFGAAYLMASGRVDVVLVIGVAYFLAPYNLALYGINDVFDSASDLLNPRKGGAEGAQPTPELHRALMWTIAASNIPFLVLLFTLGTPAARAWLAVSMVAVVAYSVPGLRLKERPVIDSLTSSTHFVGPALVGLSLAGAAPSAGWVLTLVAFFLWGAAAHAFGAVQDVLPDRAGGISSIATALGARSTVRLAVVVWITAGCVMLWAPWPGPWAAALVLPYIAIALPWWSVTDDRSPAANRSWRRFLILNYVVGFLATLLLIAAWRG; this comes from the coding sequence ATGACCACCGGCGCGGTCCGGCAGCTCCTGACGGTCTCCCGTCCCGTCAGCTGGATCAACACGGCGTTCCCGTTCGGCGCCGCGTATCTGATGGCCTCCGGTCGGGTGGACGTCGTCCTCGTGATCGGCGTCGCCTACTTCCTCGCCCCCTACAACCTCGCCCTGTACGGGATCAACGACGTGTTCGACAGCGCCTCCGACCTCCTCAATCCCCGCAAGGGCGGAGCGGAGGGCGCACAGCCGACGCCGGAGCTGCACCGTGCTCTGATGTGGACGATCGCGGCCTCCAACATCCCCTTCCTCGTGCTGCTGTTCACCCTCGGCACCCCGGCGGCACGGGCGTGGCTGGCGGTGAGCATGGTCGCCGTGGTCGCCTACTCCGTGCCGGGGCTGCGTCTGAAGGAGCGGCCGGTCATCGATTCCCTGACCTCCAGCACGCATTTCGTCGGCCCCGCACTGGTCGGTCTGTCCCTCGCGGGCGCCGCACCGAGTGCCGGCTGGGTGCTCACCCTCGTCGCCTTCTTCCTCTGGGGTGCGGCCGCGCACGCCTTCGGCGCCGTGCAGGACGTCCTTCCCGACCGCGCCGGCGGGATCTCCTCGATCGCGACGGCGCTCGGCGCGCGGTCCACGGTCAGGCTCGCCGTCGTCGTCTGGATCACCGCGGGGTGCGTCATGCTCTGGGCGCCGTGGCCCGGCCCCTGGGCCGCCGCCCTCGTGCTGCCGTACATCGCGATCGCCCTGCCGTGGTGGAGCGTGACCGACGACCGATCCCCCGCTGCGAACCGCTCCTGGCGACGCTTCCTCATCCTCAACTACGTCGTCGGCTTCCTGGCGACCCTGCTGCTCATCGCCGCATGGCGGGGCTGA